A region of Laspinema palackyanum D2c DNA encodes the following proteins:
- a CDS encoding YkgJ family cysteine cluster protein: protein MASWRCIKQCGACCHLEPEERPELAEYLSEEELGLYLSMVGPDGWCIHLDHLTRECTIYDDRPRFCRVLPNVFEEMYGIEPEELDEFAIECCQQQIEAVHGDRSLEMLRFNQAVGVSLLELPPLD, encoded by the coding sequence GTGGCAAGTTGGCGTTGTATCAAGCAGTGTGGAGCCTGCTGTCATCTGGAGCCAGAGGAGCGTCCAGAATTGGCAGAGTATCTATCCGAGGAAGAGTTGGGCTTATATCTGAGCATGGTAGGGCCAGATGGATGGTGTATCCATTTGGATCACCTCACCCGGGAATGTACAATCTATGACGATCGCCCCCGCTTCTGTCGGGTCCTCCCCAATGTGTTTGAGGAGATGTACGGCATTGAACCCGAGGAATTAGACGAATTTGCCATCGAATGCTGTCAGCAGCAAATCGAGGCTGTTCACGGCGATCGCAGCTTGGAAATGCTCCGGTTTAATCAAGCCGTTGGGGTTTCCCTACTTGAACTGCCCCCCCTCGATTAA
- the psb30 gene encoding photosystem II reaction center protein Ycf12/Psb30 encodes MDFLSSFASNLNLETILQLTFVGLILIAGPVVIFLLAFRGGDM; translated from the coding sequence ATGGATTTTTTAAGTAGTTTTGCAAGCAACCTCAATCTGGAAACAATTCTTCAACTCACTTTCGTGGGATTGATTTTGATTGCGGGTCCAGTTGTCATCTTTTTGCTGGCATTTCGCGGCGGCGATATGTAA
- a CDS encoding TMEM165/GDT1 family protein: protein MKKQQQLLSMPANTSSVTELTESLSPLSAAVPPNAEASLEHALTLPASLELSPPPPPQAAPKTRSPKSRQGAWSVFASTFVTIFLAELGDKTQVATLLMTAESQSPWIVFAGAGSALVATSLLGVLLGRWLATRISPKTIEKSAGVVLLFVSAMLVWDILH from the coding sequence ATGAAAAAACAACAGCAGTTACTCTCCATGCCAGCAAACACTTCTTCTGTTACCGAACTCACCGAGAGCCTTTCCCCCTTGTCTGCCGCCGTCCCCCCCAATGCAGAAGCCAGCCTAGAACACGCCCTCACCCTACCCGCTTCCCTAGAACTCTCACCACCCCCACCACCCCAGGCTGCACCCAAAACCCGTAGCCCTAAATCCCGTCAGGGGGCCTGGAGTGTGTTCGCTTCCACCTTCGTGACCATTTTCCTAGCTGAATTAGGGGATAAAACCCAAGTCGCCACCCTGTTAATGACCGCTGAATCCCAATCTCCCTGGATTGTCTTTGCCGGTGCCGGTTCCGCATTGGTCGCGACTAGCTTGTTAGGGGTCCTCCTTGGTCGCTGGTTAGCAACTCGCATCTCCCCCAAAACTATCGAAAAATCAGCGGGAGTTGTCCTGCTGTTTGTCTCTGCCATGCTGGTGTGGGATATTCTGCATTAA
- a CDS encoding TMEM165/GDT1 family protein, with protein MDWQLLGVSFITIFLAELGDKSQVAAIALGGSSKFPQSVFFGTAGALVLASLLGVLAGEGVAQLLPAHLLKAIAALGFAIIALRLLFGKEEDDDEDSSSDAETPAIALSDPD; from the coding sequence ATGGACTGGCAACTTCTCGGCGTAAGTTTTATCACGATTTTTTTAGCAGAATTGGGAGACAAAAGCCAAGTGGCGGCGATCGCCCTCGGAGGTAGCTCAAAATTCCCGCAGTCGGTATTTTTCGGAACTGCTGGTGCCCTTGTTTTAGCCAGTTTGCTCGGAGTGTTAGCAGGAGAAGGGGTAGCCCAACTCCTTCCGGCCCATCTCCTCAAGGCGATCGCCGCCCTGGGTTTTGCCATCATTGCCCTACGTCTCCTGTTCGGCAAAGAAGAGGACGACGACGAAGACTCTTCCTCCGACGCAGAAACCCCCGCAATTGCCCTCTCAGACCCCGATTAA
- the queC gene encoding 7-cyano-7-deazaguanine synthase QueC, which translates to MKAVILLSGGLDSSTVLYQAKADGCTCYAMSFDYQQRHRRELEAARAIAQSAGVAEHQIVSFDLRQWGGSALTDDNMDLPCDRSLEEMAQSIPITYVPARNTIFLSFALAYAEAIDARRVYIGVNAIDYSGYPDCRPDYIQAMQNVFRLGTKQGRESETTEIVTPLIELKKTEIIELGNQLGVPWEKTWSCYAGGDRPCGVCDSCQLRLAAFSELGLTDPLPYLQRGS; encoded by the coding sequence GTGAAAGCAGTTATTTTATTATCCGGAGGATTGGACTCCTCCACGGTGCTCTACCAAGCCAAAGCCGATGGCTGCACCTGTTATGCCATGTCCTTTGATTACCAACAACGGCATCGCCGGGAACTCGAAGCAGCCAGGGCGATCGCCCAATCGGCGGGGGTCGCCGAACATCAAATTGTCTCCTTTGACTTGCGACAGTGGGGAGGGTCCGCCCTCACCGACGACAACATGGACCTCCCCTGCGATCGCTCCCTAGAGGAAATGGCTCAGAGTATTCCCATCACCTACGTTCCTGCTCGAAATACCATCTTTCTGAGCTTTGCCCTCGCCTACGCCGAAGCCATCGATGCCCGTCGGGTTTACATTGGGGTGAATGCGATCGACTATTCCGGCTATCCCGACTGCCGTCCCGACTATATCCAAGCCATGCAGAATGTCTTTCGACTCGGGACAAAACAGGGGAGAGAATCCGAGACAACAGAAATTGTCACCCCCCTAATTGAGCTGAAAAAAACCGAAATCATCGAACTGGGGAATCAGTTAGGGGTCCCCTGGGAAAAAACCTGGTCCTGTTATGCCGGAGGCGATCGCCCTTGTGGAGTCTGTGACTCTTGTCAGTTAAGGTTAGCCGCATTTTCAGAACTGGGATTAACCGATCCCCTCCCCTACCTTCAACGGGGTTCTTAA